In Panulirus ornatus isolate Po-2019 chromosome 59, ASM3632096v1, whole genome shotgun sequence, the following are encoded in one genomic region:
- the LOC139767080 gene encoding glycine receptor subunit alpha-2-like isoform X1, translating to MPTTATCWRPLSPPVRKRSLYLSLSDARLAVRRFSKPPVQFRLIGVCVCVCVCVYLPAPGDVRCKTVRSTAESIHARSVPLLQLVVMEINLRVKWQDVRLRIPPGLADHEYVPLNPVILKHIWVPDLYIDHSEGSYTPSVLTDIASVWIYGDATVDYSGNMFVRVSCRMNYTWFPRDHQICNIRIESYAYTLDHNVYSWVPPGLEVSDGIPSEQFLVRFEKTEPYTRVQDVYGTYPALAFRLHLTRRLSYMLLQVYLPSGLLVVVSFVSLVVPPEAIPGRMTLCITTILTMCSLLGAAMQSTPQVSYTRAIDVWLLSCLTFVSVVLFEFGLIIKMMEMGKKEEATKKQHKVKNVSQVRPFHNPGPPPPEDTGGGYFVRAQWVDRVALVLLPILFLVFNFAYWWWFLAGSQNAMPDLAKNSPL from the exons ATGCCAACAACCGCTACCTGCTGGCGTCCTCTAAGCCCTCCCGTTCGAAAACGTTCGCTATACCTCTCCCTTTCCGACGCCAGACTTGCTGTGAGACGATTTTCGAAACCACCAGTTCAGTTCAGAttgatcggtgtgtgtgtgtgtgtgtgtgtgtgtgtgtacctaccagCCCCCGGTGACGTGCGCTGCAAGACAGTACGGTCCACCGCTGAAAGTATACACGCAAGGTCTGTCCCTCTcctgcagctggtggtgatggagatcaACCTGAGGGTCAAGTGGCAGGACGTCCGCCTGAGGATCCCCCCGGGCCTGGCCGACCATGAGTACGTGCCTCTCAATCCTGTCATCCTCAAGCACATCTGGGTCCCGGACCTCTACATAG ACCATAGTGAAGGAAGCTATACGCCCTCCGTCTTGACAGACATTGCTTCAGTCTGGATCTACGGTGACGCTACTGTTGATTACTCTGGCAA TATGTTCGTGCGGGTGTCCTGCAGGATGAACTACACTTGGTTCCCTCGCGACCATCAGATATGCAACATCAGGATCGAGAGTT ACGCCTACACCTTGGACCACAATGTGTACAGCTGGGTCCCTCCTGGGCTGGAAGTCTCCGACGGCATCCCTAGCGAGCAGTTCTTAGTGAGGTTTGAGAAGACCGAGCCGTACACCCGAGTCCAGGACGTATATG GAACCTACCCAGCGCTGGCGTTCCGTTTGCATCTGACCCGTCGACTGTCCTACATGCTACTGCAGGTTTACCTGCCGTCGGGgcttctggtggtggtgtcctTCGTGTCGCTGGTGGTGCCACCCGAAGCTATCCCGGGCCGGATGACCCtctgcatcaccaccatcttgACCATGTGTTCCCTCCTCGGCGCCGCAAT GCAGTCAACACCCCAGGTCAGCTACACGCGAGCCATCGATGTGTGGCTCCTCTCTTGCCTCACCTTCGTCAGCGTCGTGCTCTTCGAATTTGGTCTCATTATCAA GatgatggaaatggggaagaaagaagaagCCACCAAGAAGCAGCATAAAGTAAAGAACGTGTCTCAG GTGCGGCCCTTCCACAACCCAGGGCCTCCTCCGCCTGAGGATACCGGAGGAGGGTACTTCGTTAGGGCGCAATGGGTGGACCGAGTGGCCCTTGTTCTCTTGCCGATCCTTTTCCTCGTCTTCAACTTCGCCTACTGGTGGTGGTTTCTGGCTGGGTCGCAGAACGCCATGCCGGACCTTGCGAAGAACTCGCCCCTCTGA
- the LOC139767080 gene encoding glycine receptor subunit alpha-2-like isoform X2, which produces MEINLRVKWQDVRLRIPPGLADHEYVPLNPVILKHIWVPDLYIDHSEGSYTPSVLTDIASVWIYGDATVDYSGNMFVRVSCRMNYTWFPRDHQICNIRIESYAYTLDHNVYSWVPPGLEVSDGIPSEQFLVRFEKTEPYTRVQDVYGTYPALAFRLHLTRRLSYMLLQVYLPSGLLVVVSFVSLVVPPEAIPGRMTLCITTILTMCSLLGAAMQSTPQVSYTRAIDVWLLSCLTFVSVVLFEFGLIIKMMEMGKKEEATKKQHKVKNVSQVRPFHNPGPPPPEDTGGGYFVRAQWVDRVALVLLPILFLVFNFAYWWWFLAGSQNAMPDLAKNSPL; this is translated from the exons atggagatcaACCTGAGGGTCAAGTGGCAGGACGTCCGCCTGAGGATCCCCCCGGGCCTGGCCGACCATGAGTACGTGCCTCTCAATCCTGTCATCCTCAAGCACATCTGGGTCCCGGACCTCTACATAG ACCATAGTGAAGGAAGCTATACGCCCTCCGTCTTGACAGACATTGCTTCAGTCTGGATCTACGGTGACGCTACTGTTGATTACTCTGGCAA TATGTTCGTGCGGGTGTCCTGCAGGATGAACTACACTTGGTTCCCTCGCGACCATCAGATATGCAACATCAGGATCGAGAGTT ACGCCTACACCTTGGACCACAATGTGTACAGCTGGGTCCCTCCTGGGCTGGAAGTCTCCGACGGCATCCCTAGCGAGCAGTTCTTAGTGAGGTTTGAGAAGACCGAGCCGTACACCCGAGTCCAGGACGTATATG GAACCTACCCAGCGCTGGCGTTCCGTTTGCATCTGACCCGTCGACTGTCCTACATGCTACTGCAGGTTTACCTGCCGTCGGGgcttctggtggtggtgtcctTCGTGTCGCTGGTGGTGCCACCCGAAGCTATCCCGGGCCGGATGACCCtctgcatcaccaccatcttgACCATGTGTTCCCTCCTCGGCGCCGCAAT GCAGTCAACACCCCAGGTCAGCTACACGCGAGCCATCGATGTGTGGCTCCTCTCTTGCCTCACCTTCGTCAGCGTCGTGCTCTTCGAATTTGGTCTCATTATCAA GatgatggaaatggggaagaaagaagaagCCACCAAGAAGCAGCATAAAGTAAAGAACGTGTCTCAG GTGCGGCCCTTCCACAACCCAGGGCCTCCTCCGCCTGAGGATACCGGAGGAGGGTACTTCGTTAGGGCGCAATGGGTGGACCGAGTGGCCCTTGTTCTCTTGCCGATCCTTTTCCTCGTCTTCAACTTCGCCTACTGGTGGTGGTTTCTGGCTGGGTCGCAGAACGCCATGCCGGACCTTGCGAAGAACTCGCCCCTCTGA